The proteins below come from a single Arthrobacter sp. B1I2 genomic window:
- a CDS encoding carbohydrate ABC transporter permease — protein sequence MSTDASNEVRLAAESAASRAARQADATGQQPDHNDGLRRKGMSERNRPLWMLIPGGVLMVIIIVLPLLLGIYMSVLNLDQYTLRKWISAPFIGVENFVEAVTGSPLLHAVWLSVSYSLLAMVVTLPLGIAAAVATQNAFKGRAVIRSVFLIPYVLPSFVVATVWRTMLRPGGIVDEALGSVGIHTGLWLNGPQTFWTLVLVQIWASWPFIYLLALSGLQSVDHEVHEASALDGALWWNKLRYVVFPYLKGPLALAFLIGMLHHINNFTLPFVLFGVPAPADVEVLPILTYVTSFQSFRFGLSAAMAFVSLVLIAIPLFVYLRAVKLDDADSPGAKK from the coding sequence ATGTCAACCGACGCCTCTAACGAAGTCCGGCTTGCGGCAGAGTCCGCCGCAAGCCGGGCGGCCCGGCAAGCTGATGCAACCGGGCAGCAGCCCGACCACAATGACGGGCTGCGCCGCAAGGGCATGAGCGAACGGAACCGGCCGCTCTGGATGCTGATCCCTGGCGGGGTCCTGATGGTCATCATCATCGTGCTGCCGCTCCTGCTCGGCATTTACATGTCCGTCCTCAATCTGGACCAGTACACGCTGCGGAAATGGATCAGCGCACCGTTCATCGGAGTGGAAAACTTCGTTGAAGCCGTCACTGGTTCGCCCCTGCTGCACGCTGTCTGGCTCAGTGTCAGCTACTCGCTGCTGGCCATGGTGGTGACCCTGCCCCTGGGCATCGCTGCCGCCGTCGCAACCCAGAACGCGTTCAAGGGCCGCGCCGTCATCCGGTCAGTCTTCCTCATCCCGTACGTCCTTCCTTCCTTCGTGGTGGCAACCGTATGGCGCACCATGCTGCGGCCAGGGGGAATCGTGGACGAGGCCCTCGGGAGCGTGGGAATCCACACTGGACTGTGGCTCAACGGACCGCAGACCTTCTGGACGCTGGTGCTGGTCCAGATCTGGGCCTCCTGGCCGTTCATCTACCTGCTGGCGCTGTCCGGCCTGCAGTCTGTGGACCATGAGGTCCATGAAGCGTCCGCGCTCGATGGGGCGCTGTGGTGGAACAAGCTCCGCTACGTCGTCTTCCCTTACCTCAAGGGCCCCCTGGCGCTCGCATTCCTGATTGGCATGCTGCACCACATCAACAACTTCACCCTTCCGTTCGTGCTGTTCGGTGTTCCGGCACCCGCGGACGTGGAAGTCCTCCCGATCCTCACTTACGTTACGAGTTTCCAGAGCTTCCGCTTCGGCTTGAGCGCAGCCATGGCCTTCGTCTCCCTGGTGCTCATCGCCATTCCGTTGTTCGTCTACCTCCGCGCCGTAAAGCTCGACGACGCCGACTCACCAGGAGCCAAGAAATGA